In Clostridium sporogenes, one genomic interval encodes:
- a CDS encoding decaprenyl-phosphate phosphoribosyltransferase: MDIKGIIALMRPKQWIKNFFVFAAIIFSGNLINEGILKNNIITFVLFCLTSSTIYILNDIVDLEKDKKHPEKKNRPLPSGRVSKTTAIIMNIVILFTVLFCSYKFVDYKIMYIYLLYIVMNIFYCFKLKNVVILDVMVITFGFVLRVESGSLATKVSVSPWLFLCTILLSLFLALNKRKSEIITLKDRSGSHRKILEEYSVELIDNMLTIVTPSILISYCIYTFSSVQSKRMMYTIPFVLYGIFRYQYLMAKSNLGGKPEDVFGKDKPFLINMVLWVISVVVIIYFKL, translated from the coding sequence ATGGATATAAAAGGGATTATAGCATTGATGAGACCAAAACAATGGATAAAGAATTTTTTTGTTTTTGCAGCGATAATATTTTCAGGTAATCTAATAAATGAAGGTATATTAAAAAATAATATAATAACATTTGTATTATTTTGTTTAACCTCATCTACAATATATATACTTAATGATATAGTAGATCTGGAAAAGGATAAAAAACATCCTGAAAAGAAAAATAGACCGCTTCCAAGTGGGAGAGTATCTAAAACTACAGCTATAATTATGAATATAGTAATACTTTTTACAGTATTATTTTGTTCCTATAAATTTGTAGATTATAAGATTATGTATATATATTTATTATATATTGTAATGAACATATTTTACTGTTTTAAATTGAAAAATGTAGTTATATTAGATGTAATGGTAATAACCTTTGGATTTGTATTAAGAGTGGAAAGTGGTAGCTTAGCTACAAAGGTTTCTGTATCACCTTGGTTATTTTTATGTACTATACTTTTATCCCTATTTTTAGCTTTAAACAAAAGAAAAAGTGAAATAATAACTTTAAAAGATAGGAGTGGGAGCCATAGAAAGATATTAGAAGAATATTCTGTAGAACTTATAGACAATATGTTAACTATAGTAACCCCATCTATATTAATATCCTATTGTATATATACTTTTAGCTCAGTACAAAGCAAAAGGATGATGTATACCATACCTTTTGTATTATATGGAATATTTAGATATCAATATTTAATGGCTAAGAGTAATTTGGGAGGAAAGCCAGAGGATGTTTTTGGTAAGGATAAACCTTTTTTAATAAATATGGTGTTGTGGGTAATATCAGTAGTGGTTATAATATATTTTAAACTTTAA
- a CDS encoding stage V sporulation protein S, which produces MEVLKVSAKSSPNSVAGALAGVLRERGAAEIQAIGAGAINQAIKAVAIARGFVAPSGIDLICIPAFTDIEIDGEERTAIKLIVQPR; this is translated from the coding sequence ATGGAAGTATTAAAAGTTTCAGCAAAATCAAGTCCAAATTCAGTAGCAGGTGCTCTAGCAGGGGTACTAAGAGAAAGAGGTGCTGCTGAAATACAAGCAATAGGAGCAGGAGCTATTAATCAAGCAATTAAGGCAGTAGCTATAGCAAGAGGTTTTGTGGCTCCAAGTGGAATCGATTTAATTTGTATACCAGCCTTTACTGATATAGAAATCGATGGCGAAGAAAGAACTGCTATTAAATTAATAGTTCAGCCAAGATAA
- a CDS encoding SMR family transporter has protein sequence MIYLILTSVFLGALGQILVKYGAVNLTLNFSPAHFLPSILSILKNIPVMAGIISYGFSFLLWIKVLSKVELSYAYPMVSLGYVLIMIFSYFFFKENITPIRIVGVALIMIGVVLVARS, from the coding sequence ATGATATATTTGATATTAACATCAGTTTTTTTAGGCGCATTAGGACAAATATTAGTAAAGTATGGAGCAGTTAATTTAACATTAAATTTTTCACCAGCACACTTCTTACCTAGTATATTATCCATATTAAAAAATATTCCTGTAATGGCAGGTATAATATCATATGGATTCAGTTTTTTATTGTGGATAAAAGTATTAAGTAAAGTAGAACTAAGCTATGCATATCCAATGGTAAGTTTAGGTTATGTATTAATAATGATATTCTCTTATTTTTTCTTCAAGGAAAATATAACACCTATAAGAATAGTAGGAGTTGCACTTATAATGATAGGAGTAGTACTAGTAGCAAGAAGTTAA
- the rny gene encoding ribonuclease Y produces the protein MGPTKYVIIAVVIIIICVILGLYVVDKKAKEKLSEASKEARRLKEEAERDAEAKKKEAILEAKEEAHKLRAEVERENRERRNEVQRLERRIIQKEEALDKKSEALENKEEALNKKQQKIEDVETHMEELHEKQRTELERISGLTTEQAKEFLLEQVRKEVKHETAVMIKEIETKAKEEADKRAREVITYAIQRCAADHVAETTVHVVNLPNDEMKGRIIGREGRNIRTLETLTGVDLIIDDTPEAVILSGFDPIRREVARIALEKLIVDGRIHPARIEEMVEKAKKEVEVSIKEEGEQATFETGIHGLHIELTRLLGRLKYRTSYGQNVLKHSIEVSYLAGLMASELGIDPTLAKRVGLLHDIGKAVDHEVEGPHAIIGSEIAKKYRESALVVNAIGAHHGDMEPQSLEAILVQAADAISAARPGARRETLEAYIKRLEKLEEIANECEGVEKSYAIQAGREIRIMVKPEVLDDTGCIEMARNVVKQIESELEYPGQIKVNVIRETRAIEYAK, from the coding sequence ATGGGTCCAACGAAATATGTAATAATCGCAGTGGTTATTATAATAATTTGTGTGATTTTAGGCTTATATGTAGTTGATAAAAAAGCTAAAGAAAAATTATCAGAGGCATCCAAAGAAGCTAGAAGATTAAAAGAAGAGGCTGAAAGAGATGCAGAGGCAAAAAAGAAAGAAGCTATATTAGAGGCTAAAGAAGAAGCTCATAAATTAAGAGCAGAGGTTGAAAGAGAAAACAGAGAAAGACGTAATGAAGTTCAGCGTCTTGAAAGAAGAATAATTCAAAAAGAAGAAGCTTTAGATAAAAAGAGTGAAGCCCTTGAAAACAAAGAAGAAGCTTTAAATAAAAAGCAACAAAAAATAGAAGATGTGGAAACACATATGGAAGAGCTTCACGAAAAGCAAAGAACAGAATTAGAGAGAATTTCAGGACTTACAACAGAACAGGCTAAAGAATTTTTATTAGAACAGGTTAGAAAAGAAGTAAAACATGAAACTGCAGTAATGATAAAAGAAATAGAAACTAAAGCTAAGGAAGAAGCAGACAAAAGAGCAAGAGAAGTCATTACATATGCCATCCAAAGATGTGCTGCAGATCATGTAGCAGAAACTACAGTACATGTAGTTAATCTTCCTAACGACGAAATGAAAGGAAGAATAATTGGAAGAGAAGGAAGAAATATAAGAACATTAGAAACGCTTACAGGGGTTGATTTAATAATAGATGATACACCAGAAGCAGTTATATTATCTGGTTTTGATCCAATTAGAAGAGAAGTTGCAAGAATTGCATTAGAAAAATTAATAGTTGATGGAAGAATCCACCCAGCTAGAATTGAAGAAATGGTTGAAAAGGCTAAGAAAGAAGTTGAAGTTAGTATTAAAGAAGAAGGAGAACAGGCTACCTTTGAAACAGGTATTCATGGCCTTCATATTGAATTGACTAGATTATTAGGTAGATTAAAGTACAGAACAAGTTATGGTCAAAATGTATTAAAGCATTCTATAGAAGTTTCATATTTAGCAGGTCTTATGGCCTCCGAACTTGGAATAGACCCAACTTTAGCAAAAAGAGTAGGTTTATTACATGATATAGGTAAGGCAGTAGACCATGAAGTTGAAGGACCACATGCAATTATAGGATCTGAAATAGCTAAAAAATACCGTGAATCCGCATTAGTAGTAAATGCTATAGGAGCTCATCATGGTGATATGGAACCACAATCTCTAGAAGCAATACTTGTTCAAGCGGCAGATGCTATATCTGCAGCAAGACCAGGGGCTAGAAGAGAAACTTTAGAAGCTTATATAAAGAGATTAGAGAAGTTAGAAGAAATTGCAAATGAGTGTGAAGGTGTAGAAAAGTCATATGCAATTCAAGCGGGAAGAGAAATAAGAATTATGGTTAAACCAGAGGTGCTTGATGATACTGGCTGTATTGAAATGGCTAGGAATGTAGTTAAACAAATAGAAAGTGAACTTGAATATCCTGGTCAAATAAAAGTTAATGTCATCAGAGAAACTCGTGCCATTGAATATGCTAAATAA
- the recA gene encoding recombinase RecA: protein MANKVNPEKLKAIEAAMGQIEKQFGKGSIMKLGEDSILNVESISTGSLDLDIALGIGGVPRGRIIEIFGPESSGKTTVALHILAEAQKIGGAAAFIDAEHALDPAYARNLGVDIDNLIVSQPDTGEQALEITEALVRSGAVDVIVVDSVAALVPRAEIEGEMGDTHVGLQARLMSQALRKLAGSINKSKCVAIFINQLREKVGIMFGNPETTPGGRALKFYSSVRLDVRRIDSIKQGDQILGNRTRVKINKNKVAPPFKMAEFDIMYNEGISKVGNILDVGVREELVEKSGSWFSYKDTRLGQGRENAKQFLKDNMNIALEIENTIRKKHDLPVVDAKNLNIENKKEENKEG, encoded by the coding sequence TTGGCAAACAAAGTTAATCCAGAAAAATTAAAAGCCATAGAAGCAGCTATGGGGCAAATAGAAAAACAGTTTGGAAAAGGCTCCATAATGAAACTTGGAGAAGATAGCATATTAAACGTAGAATCCATATCTACAGGAAGCTTAGATTTAGATATAGCATTAGGTATAGGTGGAGTTCCTAGAGGAAGAATAATAGAAATATTTGGACCAGAGTCCTCAGGTAAAACCACTGTAGCACTTCATATATTAGCAGAAGCACAAAAGATAGGTGGGGCAGCAGCTTTTATAGATGCAGAACATGCTTTAGATCCAGCCTATGCTAGAAATTTAGGCGTTGATATAGACAACCTAATAGTTTCTCAACCAGATACAGGAGAGCAAGCATTAGAGATAACAGAAGCTTTAGTAAGATCCGGGGCAGTAGACGTTATAGTTGTAGACTCCGTAGCAGCCTTAGTTCCTAGAGCAGAAATAGAAGGAGAAATGGGAGATACTCATGTAGGCCTTCAGGCAAGGCTTATGTCTCAAGCTCTAAGAAAATTAGCAGGTTCTATAAATAAATCTAAATGTGTGGCTATATTCATAAACCAATTAAGAGAAAAAGTAGGTATAATGTTTGGAAATCCAGAAACAACTCCTGGTGGAAGAGCATTAAAATTCTATTCCTCTGTTAGATTAGATGTAAGAAGAATAGATTCTATAAAACAAGGTGATCAAATCTTGGGAAATAGAACAAGAGTAAAAATAAATAAAAATAAAGTAGCACCTCCATTTAAAATGGCAGAATTTGATATCATGTATAATGAAGGAATTTCAAAGGTAGGAAATATATTAGATGTAGGTGTTAGAGAAGAGCTAGTTGAAAAAAGTGGTTCTTGGTTCTCTTATAAAGACACAAGATTAGGACAAGGAAGAGAAAATGCAAAACAATTTTTAAAAGATAACATGAATATAGCTTTAGAGATAGAAAATACTATAAGAAAAAAACATGATTTACCAGTTGTTGATGCAAAAAACTTAAATATAGAGAATAAAAAAGAAGAGAATAAGGAAGGATAA
- the purB gene encoding adenylosuccinate lyase → MRDIYNNPLNKRYSSKEMSYLFSEEMKFKTWRKLWVALAESEKELDLNITDQQINELKKYIDDINYEVAEEREKEVRHDVMSHVYAYGVQCPKAKGIIHLGATSCYVGDNTDLIIMKEAMILIKKKIINVINNLKKFALEYKHVPALGFTHLQPAQLTTVGKRAALWMQDLVLDLEQLEFVIDTLRFRGVKGTTGTQASFMELFDGDESKVKALDKKVAEKMGFSREYMVTGQTYPRKVDSTILNTLSEIAQSAYKFSNDLRLLQSMKEMEEPFEKNQIGSSAMAYKRNPMRSERMGALARYVIVDALNPAITSSTQWFERTLDDSANKRISIAEAFLALDGVLKLYMNISESMVVYEKVIESHVKTELPFMATENIMMEAVKKGGDRQELHEVIRTHSMEAARRVKQEGLSNDLIDRIIEDKSFGLTKEEILALIDPKKFTGRAEGQVVDFIKEAVDPILEQNKGMLGEKAEINV, encoded by the coding sequence ATGAGAGATATTTATAATAATCCCTTAAATAAAAGATATTCATCTAAAGAAATGAGCTATTTATTTTCAGAAGAGATGAAATTTAAAACTTGGAGAAAATTATGGGTAGCCCTAGCAGAGAGTGAAAAAGAGTTAGATCTTAATATTACAGATCAGCAAATAAATGAATTAAAAAAGTATATAGATGATATAAACTATGAAGTAGCAGAAGAGAGAGAAAAAGAAGTTCGTCATGATGTTATGAGCCATGTATATGCTTATGGTGTTCAATGTCCTAAAGCGAAAGGGATAATACATCTAGGAGCTACTAGTTGTTATGTAGGTGATAATACAGATTTAATAATCATGAAAGAAGCCATGATTTTAATAAAGAAGAAAATTATAAATGTTATAAATAACTTGAAAAAATTTGCCTTAGAATATAAGCACGTACCAGCTTTAGGTTTTACTCATCTTCAACCGGCTCAACTTACGACAGTAGGTAAAAGGGCAGCCCTTTGGATGCAAGATTTAGTATTAGATTTAGAACAATTAGAATTTGTTATAGATACTTTAAGATTTAGAGGTGTTAAAGGAACTACAGGTACTCAAGCCAGCTTTATGGAATTATTTGATGGAGATGAAAGTAAAGTAAAGGCTTTAGATAAAAAGGTAGCAGAAAAAATGGGCTTTTCAAGGGAATATATGGTGACAGGTCAAACTTACCCAAGAAAAGTTGATTCAACTATATTAAATACACTATCAGAAATAGCCCAAAGTGCATACAAATTTAGCAATGACTTAAGATTACTTCAAAGTATGAAAGAAATGGAAGAACCCTTCGAAAAAAATCAAATAGGTTCATCAGCCATGGCTTATAAGAGAAATCCTATGAGATCAGAAAGAATGGGAGCCTTAGCAAGATACGTTATAGTAGATGCTTTAAATCCAGCTATAACCTCTTCTACACAATGGTTTGAAAGAACACTAGATGATTCTGCTAACAAGAGAATATCTATAGCAGAAGCCTTCTTAGCTTTAGATGGAGTGCTTAAATTATATATGAATATATCAGAAAGTATGGTAGTATACGAAAAAGTTATAGAAAGCCATGTGAAAACAGAACTTCCATTTATGGCTACAGAAAATATAATGATGGAAGCAGTTAAAAAGGGTGGAGATAGACAAGAACTCCATGAAGTTATAAGAACTCACTCTATGGAAGCTGCAAGAAGAGTTAAACAGGAAGGATTATCTAATGATTTAATAGATAGAATAATAGAGGATAAATCCTTTGGATTAACTAAAGAAGAAATATTAGCTTTAATAGACCCTAAAAAATTCACAGGAAGAGCAGAAGGTCAAGTAGTAGACTTTATAAAAGAAGCAGTGGACCCAATATTAGAACAAAACAAAGGAATGCTAGGAGAAAAAGCAGAAATAAATGTATAA
- a CDS encoding HPr family phosphocarrier protein codes for MLERELTVNSSTGLHARPATLLVKKASSFKSDLSIEFNGKKANIKSLIGVLSLGVTSGAKIKLIASGDDETLAIEEISKLINTLE; via the coding sequence ATGTTAGAAAGAGAATTAACAGTAAACAGTTCAACTGGGTTACACGCAAGACCAGCGACTTTATTAGTAAAAAAGGCTTCATCCTTTAAATCAGATTTATCGATTGAATTTAATGGTAAAAAAGCCAACATAAAAAGTCTTATAGGAGTTCTTTCATTAGGAGTTACAAGTGGAGCAAAAATAAAATTAATAGCTTCTGGTGATGATGAAACTCTAGCTATAGAAGAAATCTCAAAACTAATAAATACATTAGAATAA
- a CDS encoding glycosyltransferase family 39 protein: MEFNYLSGYENKNSNYNKTNYYKIIIGLSMVLCILWVIFVDTKPFSDFEYYYNLAVDIANGGEWGDTYTSIGYSIVLGGLFKLFGASLTLAKIFNLVLTFLGQVLFLGILRKTEITERNRKIVFTLFALFPNNIFFNSVVGTEILFTTLLLLLTYLYFSDIKYKYVILGVLVAATTMVKPFFLLYAFAIFLVELLKEKSFIKPLKSAIIIVVVALICISPWLYRNTKYNGERTFVSNNGGIVLYINNNSQNNMGRWMDILDVENSLAKTEEYKKASATGKNRMLNKAAKEWIKSHPKEFVVLGFKRLFNTYMWADDVLYSTYGATINNNIKFALFPITNSMRNVFFIPAIIYILIYSVFIIIQIIKGRTEKLNKFNLYSTIIFYMFTSVYFITEGQGRYAFPLIFIMVYFWFYFIKHGILLFKELRR, encoded by the coding sequence ATGGAATTTAATTATTTAAGTGGTTATGAAAATAAAAATAGTAATTATAATAAAACAAATTATTATAAAATCATAATAGGCCTATCTATGGTTCTTTGTATCCTTTGGGTAATTTTTGTAGATACAAAGCCCTTTTCAGATTTTGAATATTATTATAATTTAGCAGTGGATATAGCTAATGGAGGTGAATGGGGAGATACTTATACCTCCATAGGATACAGCATAGTTTTAGGGGGTCTCTTTAAGCTTTTTGGAGCTAGTTTAACCTTAGCTAAAATATTTAATTTAGTACTAACTTTTTTGGGACAAGTATTATTTTTAGGTATCTTAAGAAAAACAGAAATTACAGAAAGAAATAGAAAAATAGTATTTACTCTATTTGCCTTATTCCCAAATAATATATTTTTTAATAGTGTTGTAGGTACAGAAATATTATTTACTACATTACTTTTATTATTAACATATTTGTACTTTAGTGATATAAAATATAAATATGTCATCTTAGGAGTATTGGTAGCAGCAACAACTATGGTAAAGCCATTTTTCTTATTATACGCTTTTGCTATATTCTTAGTAGAATTATTAAAAGAAAAATCTTTCATAAAACCTTTAAAATCAGCTATAATAATAGTTGTAGTAGCTTTAATTTGCATAAGCCCTTGGCTTTATAGAAATACAAAATATAATGGAGAGCGTACCTTTGTATCAAATAATGGAGGTATAGTACTTTATATAAATAATAATTCTCAAAATAATATGGGAAGATGGATGGATATACTAGATGTAGAAAATTCTCTAGCAAAAACAGAGGAATATAAAAAAGCCTCTGCTACAGGGAAAAATAGGATGTTAAATAAAGCAGCTAAAGAATGGATAAAATCTCATCCAAAGGAATTTGTAGTATTAGGATTTAAAAGACTTTTTAATACATATATGTGGGCAGATGACGTATTATACAGTACCTATGGTGCAACTATAAATAATAATATTAAATTTGCATTATTTCCTATAACAAACAGTATGAGAAATGTATTTTTTATTCCTGCTATTATATATATATTAATTTATAGTGTTTTTATAATAATACAAATAATAAAAGGAAGAACAGAAAAATTAAATAAATTTAATTTATATTCTACAATTATATTTTATATGTTCACCTCAGTATACTTTATTACTGAAGGACAAGGTAGATATGCCTTCCCATTAATATTTATAATGGTATACTTTTGGTTTTATTTTATTAAACATGGAATACTTTTATTTAAGGAGTTAAGAAGATGA
- a CDS encoding DUF378 domain-containing protein, protein MYKVSLIDKISFILVIVGAINWGLIGLCNFNLVGVLFGEPANFVGRLIYILIGVAGINMILFLLKTKGSLKHK, encoded by the coding sequence ATGTATAAAGTAAGTCTTATAGATAAAATTTCTTTTATATTAGTAATCGTTGGAGCTATTAATTGGGGACTTATAGGTTTATGTAATTTTAATCTGGTTGGTGTATTATTTGGGGAGCCTGCAAATTTTGTAGGAAGATTAATTTATATATTAATCGGAGTGGCTGGAATTAACATGATACTATTTCTTCTTAAAACAAAAGGATCTTTAAAACATAAATAA
- a CDS encoding pyridoxal phosphate-dependent aminotransferase: protein MKLSKKAVEIQPSLTLEITAKAKKMKAEGIDVIGFGAGEPDFNTPENIQKAAMLAIEKGYTKYTAASGILELKQAIVDKFKKDNALNYETSEIIVSNGAKQCLSNLFQAILNEEDEVLIAKPYWVSYPELIKLYGGVPVFVDTKEENHFKYEIKELENKVTDKTKAIIINSPNNPTGTVYSKEDLEALALFAKKHDLLIIADEIYEMLMYGEEKHISIGSLSEDAFKRTVVINGMSKSYSMTGWRIGYAAGPLDIIRVMSNIQSHTTSNPNSIAQYASLEALRGDKTQVQNMIVEFKKRRDYMVNKVNSIENLSSINPKGAFYVMVNISKAIGKTIKGNTIKDSISFSKILLEEEKVAAVPGIAFGDDNFIRLSYATSMENIEKGLDRIEKFMKKLS from the coding sequence ATGAAGTTATCTAAAAAAGCAGTAGAAATACAACCATCCTTAACATTAGAAATAACTGCAAAGGCTAAAAAAATGAAAGCAGAAGGTATAGATGTTATAGGTTTTGGAGCGGGAGAGCCAGATTTTAACACACCAGAAAATATACAAAAAGCAGCTATGTTAGCCATAGAAAAAGGATATACTAAATATACAGCGGCTTCAGGTATATTAGAATTGAAACAGGCTATAGTAGATAAATTTAAAAAAGACAATGCTTTAAATTATGAAACTAGTGAAATAATAGTAAGTAATGGAGCAAAGCAATGTCTTTCAAATTTATTTCAGGCTATATTAAATGAAGAAGATGAAGTTTTAATAGCTAAACCTTATTGGGTAAGTTATCCAGAACTTATAAAACTATATGGTGGAGTGCCTGTATTTGTAGACACAAAAGAGGAAAATCATTTTAAATATGAAATAAAAGAGTTAGAAAATAAAGTAACAGATAAAACAAAGGCCATCATAATAAACAGCCCTAATAATCCTACAGGAACAGTATATAGCAAGGAAGACTTAGAAGCCTTAGCTCTTTTTGCAAAAAAACATGATTTATTAATAATAGCAGATGAAATATATGAGATGCTAATGTATGGAGAAGAGAAACATATAAGTATAGGAAGCTTGTCAGAGGATGCTTTTAAAAGAACTGTAGTAATAAATGGTATGTCTAAATCCTATTCCATGACGGGCTGGAGAATAGGATATGCAGCAGGTCCTTTGGATATAATAAGAGTGATGAGTAATATACAAAGCCATACCACATCTAATCCAAACTCCATAGCTCAATATGCATCTTTAGAAGCTCTTAGAGGAGATAAAACTCAAGTTCAAAATATGATAGTTGAGTTTAAAAAAAGAAGGGATTATATGGTAAATAAAGTAAATTCTATAGAAAATTTATCATCTATAAATCCTAAAGGTGCCTTTTATGTAATGGTTAATATATCAAAAGCTATAGGAAAAACAATAAAAGGAAATACCATAAAAGATTCAATAAGTTTTTCAAAGATTTTATTAGAAGAAGAAAAAGTAGCAGCAGTACCAGGTATAGCCTTTGGGGATGACAATTTTATAAGATTATCCTACGCTACATCTATGGAAAATATAGAAAAGGGATTAGATAGAATAGAAAAATTCATGAAAAAATTAAGTTAA